The Puntigrus tetrazona isolate hp1 chromosome 23, ASM1883169v1, whole genome shotgun sequence genome has a segment encoding these proteins:
- the mul1b gene encoding mitochondrial ubiquitin ligase activator of NFKB 1, which produces METSGKPSTAQIVLLATSSALTAVLYTIYKRKSSHVAKLRDAKKMPLNPNLKTILDEAPGKCVPYAVIEGVVRSVKETLNSQFVGNCKGVIERLTLKEKKMVWNRTTHIWNDCEKVIHQRTNTVPFDLAPHDDTIPTTVRVVRPLDAAELDLETTYENFHPSQQSLTNVIGHFISGERPQGIQETEEMLRLGASMTGVGELVLDNNLVRLQPPKQGLRYFLSRLDHDTLLNKQEGRLRVWRVLTVLFGLTACATLFYLLWRQYVLRKERRKERSLLDEYRKWQSKRLQELHLAEEDLSPTSCTICLNRERSCVFLECGHVCACEECYRALPEPKKCPICRATIDRIVPLYNS; this is translated from the exons ATGGAGACCAGTGGAAAACCCTCGACAGCACAGATTGTGTTGCTGGCCACTAGCTCGGCTCTGACTGCCGTCTTATACACCATATACAAGAGGAAGTCGAGCCATGTAGCGAAGTTACGG GATGCCAAGAAGATGCCGTTAAATCCAAATCTCAAAACTATCCTTGATGAAGCTCCAGGAAAATGTGTTCCTTATGCAGTGATTGAAG GTGTTGTGCGCTCAGTGAAGGAGACCTTGAACAGTCAGTTTGTAGGCAACTGTAAAGGAGTTATTGAGAGGTTAACCCTAAAAGAGAAGAAGATGGTGTGGAATCGAACAACACATATATG GAATGACTGTGAAAAGGTCATCCACCAACGCACCAACACCGTGCCCTTTGACCTCGCCCCGCACGACGACACCATTCCCACAACAGTGCGCGTGGTCCGGCCGCTCGACGCCGCCGAGCTGGATCTGGAGACCACCTACGAGAACTTTCACCCTTCTCAGCAGTCTCTGACCAACGTCATCGGGCACTTCATCAGCGGCGAGCGCCCGCAAGGCATCCAGGAGACCGAAGAAATGCTGCGTCTGGGTGCCAGCATGACAGGAGTAGGTGAGCTGGTGCTGGACAACAACCTGGTTCGTCTTCAACCCCCTAAACAGGGCCTGCGCTACTTCCTCAGCCGGCTGGACCACGACACGCTCCTGAACAAGCAAGAGGGTCGCCTGCGCGTCTGGAGGGTCTTGACGGTGCTGTTTGGTCTGACCGCCTGCGCCACGCTCTTCTACCTGCTGTGGCGGCAGTACGTGCTGCGGAAGGAGCGCAGGAAAGAGCGCAGCCTGCTGGACGAGTACAGGAAGTGGCAGAGCAAGCGTTTGCAGGAGCTCCACCTGGCCGAGGAGGATCTGTCGCCTACCTCATGCACAATATGCTTGAATCGTGAGCGCTCGTGCGTGTTTCTGGAGTGCGGTCACGTGTGTGCCTGTGAGGAGTGCTACAGGGCCCTGCCCGAGCCCAAGAAGTGTCCCATCTGTAGGGCTACGATAGACAGGATTGTCCCTCTGTATAACAGCTAG
- the camk2n1b gene encoding calcium/calmodulin-dependent protein kinase II inhibitor 1b produces the protein MSEVLPYEENISHYGDDGDEEQISLTCRLQNNSSNFFSSGQNKRAPKLGQIGRSKRVVIEDDRIDEVLNNTAEKSSAGV, from the exons ATGTCAGAAGTGCTGCCCTACGAAGAGAACATCTCTCACTATGGCGACGATGGGGACGAAGAGCAGATATCCCTCACCTGTCGTCTGCAGAACAACAGCAGTAACTTCTTCAGTTCTGGGCAGAACAAGCGAGCTCCGAAACTCGGACAGATCGGACGCAGCAAGAGAG TGGTCATAGAAGATGACAGAATTGATGAAGTCCTGAACAACACGGCAGAGAAGTCATCGGCGGGAGTGTAA